The Crocosphaera subtropica ATCC 51142 genome includes a window with the following:
- the cobT gene encoding nicotinate mononucleotide-dependent phosphoribosyltransferase CobT, which yields MFRIYTAHSLGQKWVENYQECSAIFACIVGFTETGLIPGISAAGATPEARKYTAIADAEFLINGVQSSYHYPLPPLSQGVSPVFITRAVVEACNIPIYLFNAGLPTPPSVPYIDLKGKSANCLTTGKALPLPLVYELFQQGLKWGKKLAKDHTKNYLILSECVVGGTTTALSILTGLGINATEKVNSSHPHCNHKQKELIVKEGFKNAGYSYNLKPINPFELVAAVGDPMQIVVAGMAISASLKTGVMLAGGTQMLAVYALIKSIINTSKYQGNLDNIIVGTTRWVAEDLTGDTVTLAESIGTVPLFATQLNFSSSSYQQLQMYEQGYVKEGVGAGGCAIAASLSYNWTQEKLLNRIENLVNNYHRIRN from the coding sequence ATGTTTCGCATTTATACCGCTCATTCATTAGGACAAAAATGGGTTGAAAACTATCAAGAATGTTCAGCGATTTTTGCTTGTATTGTAGGCTTTACTGAGACGGGTTTAATTCCTGGTATTTCGGCAGCCGGTGCCACTCCAGAAGCGAGAAAATATACAGCGATCGCCGATGCAGAATTTTTAATTAATGGGGTTCAATCTTCTTATCACTATCCTTTACCGCCTTTAAGTCAAGGGGTTTCTCCTGTTTTTATTACTCGTGCGGTGGTAGAAGCTTGTAATATTCCTATCTATTTATTTAATGCTGGTTTACCTACGCCTCCGTCTGTTCCTTACATTGATTTGAAGGGAAAATCAGCTAACTGTTTAACCACAGGAAAAGCTTTACCCTTACCATTAGTTTATGAGTTATTTCAACAAGGATTAAAGTGGGGTAAAAAATTAGCAAAAGATCATACAAAAAATTATTTAATTCTCAGTGAATGTGTTGTGGGTGGTACAACCACGGCCTTATCTATTTTAACAGGATTAGGAATTAATGCCACAGAAAAAGTGAATAGTAGTCATCCTCATTGTAATCATAAACAAAAAGAATTAATCGTTAAAGAAGGCTTTAAAAATGCTGGTTATTCTTATAATTTAAAACCAATTAATCCTTTTGAATTAGTGGCTGCTGTGGGTGATCCAATGCAAATAGTCGTCGCAGGAATGGCGATTAGTGCGAGTCTAAAAACAGGAGTAATGTTAGCTGGAGGAACCCAAATGTTAGCAGTTTATGCTTTAATTAAAAGCATTATTAATACATCTAAATACCAAGGTAACTTAGATAATATTATTGTCGGTACAACTCGCTGGGTAGCCGAAGATTTAACAGGGGATACTGTTACTTTAGCTGAGTCTATTGGGACGGTTCCTTTATTCGCAACTCAACTAAATTTTTCTAGTTCTTCTTATCAACAATTACAAATGTACGAACAAGGTTATGTTAAAGAGGGTGTAGGTGCTGGGGGATGTGCGATCGCTGCTTCTTTATCTTACAATTGGACTCAAGAAAAGTTATTAAATCGTATTGAAAATTTGGTCAATAATTATCACAGAATAAGAAACTAG
- a CDS encoding reverse transcriptase domain-containing protein, which produces MGTTSLDLPQEELKKHFEQLKTRQDVARLLQVSDYQLRYHLYIHPRDKAYTTFKIPKKSGGHRLITTPQTSLKIIQHKLNQVLSSVYQVKPSVHGFAIQKSIVTNAKIHLKQRYILNLEDQDFFPSINFGRVRGLFIAKPYNCTQEVATILAQICCYNNQLPQGAPTSPIISNMICARLDSQLQKLAKKYRCIYTRYADDITFSTSRFKFPHRLAYFSQDSETFVLADELITVIKDNGFSVNLSKLRLQNRYQRQEVTGIIVNEKLNVKRKYIRQVRAILHAWKKYGLENAEAEFYKGFNENNNNMKSRDCFRKMVQGKINFIGLVRGDTDHIYLKFLKQLKVLVPDLADDSKINFITSKLSEIKSSNNLHKAIIWTEGKTDIKHLKVAWKWLINKKIVDYFDLDYKDDLEPDKQGSSQLFDVCKQFCKEKRNIPLIAIFDRDEPNIIKKIHDDSQGFKDWDNGVYSFALPIPKHRQDVKEICIEHYYQDSEIKRTDKKNKRLFLSNEFHRESGRHLSKPQLTTTDNKFKSNQLKIIDGKVFDSDNNNVALPKDDFATYIYDKEEGFNDFDFTAFKEVFEIIEKILNRHYSQ; this is translated from the coding sequence ATGGGGACAACTTCTTTAGATTTACCACAAGAAGAATTAAAAAAACACTTTGAGCAATTAAAAACACGCCAGGATGTTGCTAGATTACTCCAAGTTAGTGACTATCAATTACGCTATCATTTGTATATTCACCCTAGAGATAAAGCATATACTACTTTTAAAATCCCTAAAAAGTCGGGTGGACACAGATTAATTACTACTCCTCAAACATCTTTAAAAATAATTCAACACAAACTTAATCAAGTTTTGAGTAGCGTATATCAAGTAAAACCATCAGTACATGGTTTTGCTATTCAAAAAAGTATTGTTACTAATGCCAAAATACATCTCAAACAACGATACATTTTAAATCTTGAAGATCAAGATTTTTTTCCATCTATTAACTTTGGAAGAGTTCGAGGACTTTTTATCGCAAAACCTTATAATTGTACTCAAGAAGTTGCTACTATATTAGCACAAATTTGTTGTTATAATAATCAATTACCACAAGGCGCACCCACCTCACCAATTATATCAAATATGATTTGCGCCAGATTAGATTCTCAGCTTCAAAAATTGGCAAAGAAATATCGGTGTATTTATACTAGATATGCAGACGATATTACCTTTTCAACTTCTCGATTCAAATTTCCTCATCGTCTTGCCTATTTTTCTCAAGATTCTGAAACCTTTGTTCTTGCAGACGAATTGATAACAGTTATTAAAGATAATGGATTTTCAGTTAATTTATCAAAACTAAGATTACAAAATAGATATCAACGGCAAGAAGTGACTGGAATTATTGTTAATGAGAAACTTAATGTTAAGCGTAAGTATATCCGACAGGTTCGTGCTATTCTTCATGCTTGGAAAAAATATGGTTTAGAAAATGCAGAAGCTGAATTTTATAAGGGATTTAATGAAAACAATAATAATATGAAAAGTCGAGATTGCTTTAGAAAAATGGTTCAAGGAAAAATAAATTTTATTGGCTTAGTTCGAGGAGACACTGATCATATTTATTTGAAGTTCTTAAAACAATTAAAAGTTCTTGTCCCTGATTTAGCGGATGATTCAAAAATTAATTTTATTACCAGTAAACTTTCAGAGATCAAGTCATCAAATAACTTACATAAAGCTATTATTTGGACTGAAGGAAAAACAGATATTAAACATTTAAAAGTTGCTTGGAAATGGTTAATCAATAAAAAGATAGTTGATTATTTTGACTTAGACTATAAAGACGATTTAGAGCCTGATAAGCAAGGTAGTAGTCAACTTTTTGACGTATGCAAACAGTTTTGTAAGGAGAAGCGAAATATTCCTCTGATTGCTATTTTTGATCGAGATGAACCTAATATAATAAAAAAAATTCATGATGATTCTCAAGGTTTCAAAGATTGGGATAATGGTGTTTATTCTTTTGCTTTACCTATCCCTAAACATCGTCAAGATGTTAAAGAAATTTGTATCGAACATTATTATCAAGATTCAGAAATTAAACGCACAGACAAGAAAAATAAAAGACTTTTTCTAAGCAACGAATTTCACCGAGAGAGTGGTAGACATTTATCTAAACCTCAATTAACTACTACTGACAATAAATTCAAATCTAATCAACTCAAAATCATAGATGGTAAAGTTTTTGATTCTGATAATAATAATGTAGCATTGCCAAAAGATGACTTTGCAACCTATATCTATGATAAAGAAGAAGGGTTTAATGATTTTGATTTTACTGCATTTAAAGAAGTTTTTGAAATAATAGAAAAAATTTTAAATCGTCACTATAGCCAGTAG
- a CDS encoding metallophosphoesterase family protein, whose product MIYNRRQFLILTGGLVGITFATISHKLFSQSQPNLSQNKQIAPPEPSPINQPIAIAPDGLYAPMKGDVRIVVISDLNSQYGSTDYDPEVDKAIALIPQWKPDLLLCGGDMVAGQKRSLTKQQIEAMWSAFDVHIAAPLRQAKLPFGFTIGNHDGSGSMSGGKYNFQQERNLASAYWNNPNHNPGLNFVDQANFPFYYSFKEKDIFYLVWDASTHIIDVNQLTWVENSLNSSQAKQAKLRLAIGHLPLYPVAVGRNTPGNYMAEGEKLQNLLEQYDVHTYISGHHHAYYPGKTGQLELLHSGALGGGPRQLLNSNLSPQKTLTVVDISLDSEATRYTTYDMKSLQVIDIQTLPKSIGKIIRKDL is encoded by the coding sequence ATGATTTATAATCGTCGTCAATTTTTAATACTTACAGGAGGATTAGTTGGGATCACATTTGCTACAATTAGCCATAAACTTTTTAGTCAATCTCAACCGAATTTATCTCAAAATAAACAAATTGCCCCCCCCGAACCATCTCCTATTAATCAACCAATTGCTATTGCCCCTGATGGCTTATATGCCCCCATGAAAGGGGATGTTAGAATTGTTGTGATTAGTGATTTAAACAGTCAATACGGATCAACAGATTACGATCCAGAAGTGGATAAAGCGATCGCTTTAATTCCTCAATGGAAACCTGATCTTCTCCTCTGTGGGGGGGACATGGTAGCAGGACAAAAACGGTCTTTAACGAAGCAACAAATAGAGGCTATGTGGTCGGCATTTGATGTTCATATTGCTGCCCCTTTAAGACAAGCTAAACTCCCCTTTGGCTTTACTATTGGCAACCACGATGGATCGGGTTCGATGAGTGGCGGAAAATACAATTTTCAACAAGAAAGAAATCTTGCTTCTGCTTATTGGAATAATCCTAATCATAACCCAGGATTAAACTTCGTTGATCAGGCTAATTTTCCTTTCTATTATTCTTTTAAAGAAAAAGATATTTTTTACTTGGTTTGGGATGCGTCAACCCATATTATTGACGTAAACCAGTTAACTTGGGTAGAAAATAGTTTAAATAGTTCACAAGCTAAACAAGCAAAGTTACGCCTTGCTATCGGTCATCTTCCTCTCTATCCTGTAGCAGTGGGAAGAAATACCCCAGGAAACTATATGGCAGAAGGAGAAAAATTACAAAATCTTTTAGAACAATATGATGTTCATACTTATATTAGTGGGCATCATCACGCTTATTACCCAGGAAAAACAGGACAATTAGAATTGCTTCATAGTGGGGCATTAGGAGGGGGTCCCCGTCAACTCTTAAATAGTAACTTATCTCCCCAGAAAACTCTCACGGTTGTTGATATTTCTTTGGACTCAGAAGCAACTCGCTATACAACTTATGACATGAAAAGCTTACAAGTCATTGATATTCAAACCTTACCAAAATCCATCGGCAAAATTATCCGAAAAGATTTATAA
- the ribBA gene encoding bifunctional 3,4-dihydroxy-2-butanone-4-phosphate synthase/GTP cyclohydrolase II, with amino-acid sequence MNASQTLIPEFDPIDAALADIKAGRAIIVVDDENRENEGDIICAAQFATPNMINFMAVEARGLICLAMNGQRLDELDLPLMVTKNTDSNQTAFTVSIDASPHLGVSTGISAEDRARTIQVAINPNTQPEDLTRPGHIFPIRAKVGGVLKRAGHTEAAVDLARLAGLYPAGVICEIQNPDGSMARLPQLFDYAKKHNLKLISIADLISYRLKHDRFVYRETVCQFPSKFGTFQLYAYRNVLDDTEHVAIVKGDPSEFKEHPVMVRMHSECLTGDALGSLRCDCRMQLQTALQMIEKAGSGVVVYLRQEGRGIGLVNKLKAYSLQDMGLDTVEANEKLGFPADLRDYGMGAQMLNDLGIKKIRLITNNPRKIAGLKGYGLEVIERLPLLIEPNNYNSSYLSTKAEKLGHLFLQTYLITIAIDWETQTGSVRERYHNLEEVRQLSRSVQLVLQEEARPVAIALFEQPSLIFHLGFEQLQMVKANWYKNMNHPYVQAITNILDSLVTWPNIKRLEFLVSSGDDPMLGLQVKLDRRPFSIKKKPSQCTLPWEQQTIYSFTEYTVNS; translated from the coding sequence GTGAACGCCTCACAAACCCTCATTCCCGAATTTGACCCCATTGATGCGGCCTTAGCGGATATTAAAGCTGGTCGTGCAATTATCGTTGTGGATGACGAAAACCGTGAAAACGAAGGGGATATCATTTGCGCTGCTCAATTTGCCACCCCTAATATGATTAATTTCATGGCAGTAGAAGCCAGAGGATTAATCTGTTTGGCCATGAACGGTCAACGGTTAGATGAGTTAGACCTTCCTTTGATGGTTACCAAAAACACCGACAGTAATCAAACGGCTTTCACCGTCAGTATTGATGCGTCTCCCCATCTGGGTGTTTCTACAGGTATCTCCGCCGAAGATCGGGCCCGTACCATTCAAGTCGCTATTAATCCTAACACCCAACCGGAGGATTTAACCCGTCCTGGGCATATTTTCCCTATTCGGGCTAAAGTAGGAGGGGTTCTTAAACGGGCTGGTCACACCGAAGCAGCCGTGGACTTAGCAAGACTAGCGGGACTTTACCCAGCTGGAGTGATCTGCGAGATCCAAAACCCGGACGGTTCCATGGCCCGACTGCCTCAACTATTTGATTATGCCAAAAAACACAACCTGAAACTAATTAGCATTGCCGACTTAATTAGTTATCGCCTCAAACACGATCGCTTTGTTTATCGGGAAACCGTCTGTCAGTTCCCTAGTAAGTTCGGCACATTTCAACTCTACGCTTACCGCAACGTTTTAGATGATACCGAACACGTTGCCATTGTTAAAGGAGACCCCAGTGAGTTTAAAGAGCATCCTGTGATGGTACGGATGCACTCGGAATGTTTAACCGGGGACGCTTTGGGTTCCCTCAGATGTGACTGTCGAATGCAACTACAAACTGCCTTACAAATGATTGAAAAAGCAGGATCGGGGGTTGTAGTGTATCTTAGACAAGAAGGTCGAGGGATCGGTTTGGTCAATAAGTTAAAAGCCTATTCTCTGCAAGATATGGGTCTGGATACTGTCGAAGCTAACGAAAAATTAGGGTTTCCTGCGGACCTACGAGACTATGGCATGGGGGCCCAAATGTTAAATGACTTAGGGATCAAAAAAATTCGCTTAATTACCAATAACCCCCGAAAAATTGCAGGTTTAAAAGGCTATGGTTTAGAAGTAATTGAACGGCTTCCTCTGTTAATTGAACCTAACAATTATAATTCTAGTTATTTATCCACCAAAGCTGAAAAATTAGGACATTTATTCTTACAAACCTATTTAATTACCATTGCCATTGACTGGGAAACCCAAACGGGATCAGTCAGAGAAAGATATCATAACTTAGAAGAAGTTCGCCAGTTAAGTCGTTCCGTTCAATTAGTCCTGCAAGAAGAAGCAAGACCCGTGGCGATCGCTTTATTTGAACAACCTTCTTTGATCTTTCATCTCGGTTTTGAACAGCTACAGATGGTAAAAGCTAATTGGTATAAAAATATGAATCATCCTTATGTTCAAGCCATTACTAATATTCTCGATAGTTTAGTCACTTGGCCAAATATCAAACGGTTAGAATTTTTAGTTTCATCAGGGGATGATCCCATGTTAGGACTACAAGTCAAATTAGATCGTCGTCCCTTTTCTATTAAGAAAAAACCCTCTCAATGTACCCTTCCTTGGGAACAACAAACTATTTATAGTTTTACTGAATACACAGTTAATAGTTAA
- a CDS encoding Uma2 family endonuclease, protein METLIKPQAENYIVLHPISWETFVRISEEISPSPRKRLTYDEGYLQIMSPLGEHENNNWFIARLIFVMAEEWEMNIKSFGSLTLKRDDLEKGIEPDACFYLKHEPEVRNKQNIDLNQGDIPPDLAIEVDITSGSLNKLPIYAALGVTEIWRYNGEMLQIYGLNLKQQNYEQISQSLAFPGLDITLIPQWLQQRLIIGETATLKRVRQWIREPNQQG, encoded by the coding sequence ATGGAAACCCTCATCAAACCCCAAGCAGAAAACTATATAGTATTGCATCCTATTAGTTGGGAAACCTTTGTGCGTATCAGTGAAGAAATAAGTCCAAGTCCCAGAAAACGCCTTACTTATGATGAAGGGTATTTACAGATAATGAGTCCTTTGGGAGAGCATGAGAATAATAATTGGTTTATTGCGCGCCTTATTTTTGTTATGGCTGAAGAATGGGAGATGAATATTAAAAGTTTTGGTTCCCTTACCTTAAAAAGAGATGACCTTGAAAAAGGAATAGAACCCGATGCTTGTTTTTATTTGAAACATGAACCCGAAGTTAGAAATAAGCAAAATATTGACTTAAATCAAGGAGATATACCCCCAGACTTAGCCATTGAAGTTGATATTACCAGTGGTTCTTTGAATAAGTTACCCATTTATGCAGCATTAGGGGTAACAGAAATATGGCGATATAATGGGGAAATGTTACAAATTTATGGTTTAAATTTAAAGCAACAAAATTATGAACAAATAAGCCAAAGTTTGGCTTTTCCTGGCTTAGATATTACCTTAATTCCTCAATGGTTACAACAAAGATTAATCATTGGGGAAACAGCAACATTAAAGCGAGTTAGACAATGGATAAGAGAACCAAATCAACAAGGATAG
- the purD gene encoding phosphoribosylamine--glycine ligase, whose translation MKVLVVGNGGREHALAWKLLQSPQVEQCFCTPGNGGTASLEGCENLPYAVDDFGNIAEFVQQNNIDLVVVGPEVPLSKGITDYLQRYNLKVFGPTQAGAQIESSKSWAKKLMAESGIAIAQGKTFTDAQAAKAYITQQGAPIVVKADNLAAGKGVIVAQTVEEAYNAVDELMQTGFNLIVVEECLQGEEVSILALTDGKTVRALLPAQDHKRIGEGDTGPNTGGMGAYAPAPIATPELLERVQKEILEPTVSALRQQGINYCGVLYAGLMVTPEGDPKVLEYNCRFGDPETQAVLPLLETPLAELLMACIEGRLNEFPPLQWYDGSAVCVVAASEGYPGSYEKGKVITGITEAENLGSTVFQAGTKLEDNRLLTDGGRVLGVTSRGQDFNEAIEKVYSCIEAIDFSGKYYRRDIGHRVR comes from the coding sequence GTGAAAGTCTTAGTTGTGGGAAATGGAGGGCGAGAACACGCCCTAGCTTGGAAACTACTTCAGTCGCCTCAAGTAGAACAATGTTTTTGTACCCCTGGCAATGGAGGAACAGCTTCTTTAGAAGGATGCGAAAATCTTCCCTATGCAGTGGATGACTTTGGCAATATTGCTGAGTTTGTACAGCAAAATAACATTGATCTCGTGGTAGTTGGCCCAGAAGTTCCCTTATCAAAAGGTATCACCGATTATTTACAACGCTACAATCTTAAAGTATTTGGTCCGACTCAAGCCGGCGCACAAATTGAGTCAAGCAAGTCTTGGGCTAAAAAATTGATGGCTGAGTCAGGTATTGCGATCGCCCAAGGAAAAACCTTTACCGATGCACAAGCAGCTAAAGCTTATATTACCCAACAAGGTGCGCCTATTGTGGTAAAAGCGGATAACTTGGCCGCTGGAAAAGGGGTGATCGTCGCTCAAACCGTCGAAGAAGCTTACAATGCCGTAGATGAGTTGATGCAAACAGGCTTTAATTTAATTGTGGTCGAAGAATGTTTACAAGGGGAAGAAGTCTCTATATTAGCCCTCACCGATGGTAAAACCGTACGGGCTTTATTACCAGCACAAGATCACAAACGCATCGGAGAAGGAGACACTGGGCCTAATACTGGGGGAATGGGGGCTTATGCACCAGCACCCATCGCCACCCCTGAGTTATTAGAAAGGGTGCAAAAAGAGATTTTAGAACCTACGGTGTCCGCTTTACGTCAACAAGGGATTAACTATTGTGGGGTACTCTATGCCGGGTTAATGGTCACACCCGAAGGTGATCCCAAAGTTCTAGAATATAATTGTCGCTTTGGTGATCCTGAAACTCAAGCGGTGTTACCTCTTCTAGAAACTCCCTTAGCTGAGTTGTTGATGGCTTGTATTGAAGGCCGTTTAAATGAGTTTCCCCCATTACAATGGTATGACGGGAGTGCGGTGTGTGTGGTAGCGGCTTCTGAGGGCTATCCTGGAAGCTATGAAAAAGGAAAAGTGATTACAGGGATCACTGAAGCTGAAAATTTGGGATCGACGGTATTTCAAGCAGGTACAAAGTTAGAAGATAACCGCTTATTAACCGACGGGGGGCGAGTATTAGGGGTGACATCTAGGGGTCAAGATTTTAACGAAGCTATTGAGAAAGTTTATAGTTGCATCGAAGCCATTGATTTTTCTGGTAAATATTATCGTCGTGATATTGGTCATCGGGTTCGTTAA
- a CDS encoding putative toxin-antitoxin system toxin component, PIN family, which translates to MKMNRRFVLDTNIIISSVLSLNSKPNTALKKAQQLGIVIASPATWKELESVLFRSKFDRYITVEERQQFLLDLSQTVEYILEMSFKTDICRDPKDNKYLELAVNGQAESIITGDNDLLILHPFQSINILTVHDFLLSH; encoded by the coding sequence ATGAAGATGAATAGACGATTTGTTCTGGATACTAATATTATTATCAGTTCCGTTCTATCGCTAAACAGTAAACCCAATACTGCTTTAAAAAAAGCTCAACAATTAGGAATTGTTATTGCATCCCCTGCTACTTGGAAAGAACTAGAAAGCGTCTTATTTCGTTCAAAATTTGACCGTTACATTACCGTTGAAGAACGCCAACAGTTTTTATTAGATTTATCCCAAACTGTTGAATATATCCTAGAAATGAGTTTTAAGACAGACATTTGTCGAGATCCTAAAGATAATAAATATTTAGAATTAGCAGTTAATGGTCAAGCAGAATCCATTATCACAGGGGATAACGACTTATTAATTTTACACCCTTTTCAATCAATTAATATTCTTACAGTTCATGATTTTTTACTTAGTCATTAA
- a CDS encoding Sll0314/Alr1548 family TPR repeat-containing protein: MINPLIKLQKVSMSWSVVCTVALSFWATPSWAGDPFRSSNPRPIGDNTEAAFVEIFKNGNYLEAKTHLQQAVQTETDEPLAFAMKASLAYSNEDWEVMKNAADQTLSAAKKLTSSDPLRGNLYQAVGHFLQGAYTFKTKGPLGAVNKLQLVFDHLEKAENISPNDPELNLLKGYLDLILSVNLPFSSPEDAIARFEQYAAPNYMVDRALFAAYRDLDQYDTAMQYINQALANSPHNPELQYFKGQLLRKKGRTKDGQPKDLVLLKEAYTYFEQAMTKVDQLPKGVQIPLRHDHRAVQDEISKLSMNPN; the protein is encoded by the coding sequence ATGATTAACCCCTTGATTAAACTGCAAAAGGTTTCTATGTCTTGGTCTGTGGTGTGTACAGTAGCCTTAAGTTTCTGGGCAACCCCCTCCTGGGCCGGTGATCCATTTCGGAGTAGTAACCCTCGTCCCATTGGAGACAATACAGAAGCCGCTTTTGTTGAAATCTTTAAAAATGGTAATTATTTAGAAGCGAAAACCCATTTACAACAAGCAGTTCAAACGGAAACCGATGAACCCCTCGCTTTTGCCATGAAAGCGTCTTTGGCTTATTCTAATGAAGACTGGGAAGTGATGAAAAATGCAGCGGATCAAACCCTATCGGCAGCTAAAAAATTAACCTCTAGTGATCCCTTACGAGGTAATTTATATCAAGCAGTCGGCCATTTTTTACAAGGGGCCTATACCTTTAAAACAAAAGGACCTTTGGGGGCAGTTAATAAGTTACAATTGGTTTTCGATCATCTAGAGAAAGCAGAAAATATCTCTCCTAATGACCCAGAATTAAACTTACTGAAGGGTTATCTAGATTTAATTTTATCGGTTAATTTGCCCTTCTCTTCCCCAGAAGATGCGATCGCCCGTTTTGAACAATATGCAGCTCCTAATTATATGGTGGATCGGGCTTTATTTGCAGCTTATCGGGACTTGGATCAATACGATACCGCTATGCAATACATTAACCAAGCGTTGGCCAATAGTCCTCATAACCCTGAATTACAGTATTTTAAAGGTCAACTGTTGCGTAAGAAAGGAAGAACTAAAGATGGTCAGCCTAAAGATTTAGTCCTACTCAAAGAAGCTTATACTTACTTTGAACAAGCGATGACTAAGGTGGATCAACTTCCTAAAGGGGTTCAAATACCATTACGTCACGATCATCGGGCCGTACAAGATGAAATTTCTAAGTTAAGTATGAATCCTAATTAA
- a CDS encoding COP23 domain-containing protein, with translation MMKVNLLATLATVGATVAISHFGFNPSIQAKNVGTNFLCQNWQGVPATLAKTPDQESVPVLVWQSDYFSDSGYDPSTRCQLVSGRFQYFYNSGQLKYLTTGRMNRMPVVCVTQKQGGSCEGLLFTLKPGSDPTQALKQLMAVRVHASGPLNETSGRVYINFEDYLTQAKHSN, from the coding sequence ATGATGAAAGTAAATTTATTAGCCACCCTTGCCACTGTTGGGGCAACAGTAGCCATCAGTCATTTTGGCTTCAACCCGTCTATACAAGCTAAAAATGTTGGTACTAACTTTCTTTGTCAAAACTGGCAGGGGGTTCCTGCTACCTTAGCGAAAACTCCAGATCAAGAAAGTGTTCCCGTTTTAGTATGGCAGTCCGACTATTTCAGTGACTCTGGTTACGATCCTAGTACCCGGTGTCAATTAGTATCGGGTCGTTTTCAATACTTTTATAACAGTGGACAGTTAAAATACCTAACCACCGGACGTATGAACCGTATGCCTGTGGTTTGCGTTACCCAGAAACAAGGTGGAAGTTGTGAAGGACTGCTATTTACCTTAAAACCGGGAAGTGATCCCACTCAAGCCTTAAAACAATTAATGGCTGTACGAGTTCACGCCAGTGGCCCATTAAACGAAACCTCCGGTCGAGTTTATATCAATTTTGAGGATTATCTCACTCAAGCCAAACACTCTAACTAA
- a CDS encoding type II toxin-antitoxin system HicB family antitoxin, whose protein sequence is MDKIKYRMVIQWSEEDNSFLVALPDFLGQYWRTHGETYEEAVINGKEAIESLIMAYQADDEPLPEPLLANLV, encoded by the coding sequence ATGGACAAAATTAAGTATCGTATGGTTATTCAATGGTCTGAAGAAGATAATTCTTTTTTAGTAGCATTACCTGATTTTCTCGGTCAATATTGGCGGACTCATGGAGAAACTTATGAGGAAGCAGTGATTAATGGAAAAGAGGCTATAGAATCTCTTATTATGGCTTATCAAGCTGATGATGAACCCTTACCTGAACCTTTATTAGCTAATCTAGTTTAA